A window of the Candidatus Methylacidiphilales bacterium genome harbors these coding sequences:
- the pth gene encoding aminoacyl-tRNA hydrolase, with protein MAGLFPLVAGLGNPGSEYAATRHNFGFMVLDRFAREAGAEWKSAGFAHARLARLDDGVWLLKPMDYMNLSGAAVKAAADWFKLAPEQVLVVSDDVNLPLGHLRLRAKGSDGGHNGLKSVEAHLGTQQYARLRGGVGAAEPGRDLADHVLEQFGKDEKENLEKMIVRALEVLRECESHGVESAAAKINNTL; from the coding sequence TTGGCCGGATTGTTTCCCCTCGTCGCCGGACTGGGGAATCCCGGTTCGGAATATGCCGCCACCCGACACAATTTCGGGTTTATGGTTTTGGACCGTTTCGCGCGCGAGGCGGGAGCAGAATGGAAATCGGCCGGTTTTGCCCACGCCCGGCTGGCGCGGCTGGATGACGGCGTCTGGCTGCTGAAGCCGATGGATTACATGAACCTTTCGGGCGCGGCGGTGAAGGCCGCGGCAGATTGGTTCAAGCTCGCGCCCGAGCAGGTGCTGGTCGTAAGCGATGACGTGAATTTGCCTTTGGGCCATCTGCGTTTGCGCGCAAAAGGTTCGGATGGCGGCCACAATGGGCTCAAGTCGGTGGAAGCCCATCTCGGTACGCAGCAGTATGCGCGCCTGAGAGGCGGAGTGGGAGCCGCGGAACCCGGGCGGGACCTGGCCGACCACGTGCTGGAACAATTTGGAAAAGACGAAAAGGAAAATTTGGAAAAAATGATTGTGCGGGCCTTGGAAGTCCTGCGAGAGTGCGAATCACATGGCGTGGAGTCCGCGGCCGCAAAAATCAACAACACATTATGA
- a CDS encoding 30S ribosomal protein S6: protein MKQNYEAMYILDIQGKEEGVDDVLATIKQAIESLGGEFKTAQRMDRRHFERVAGRLDSGYYLGVTFELEGTKLSALKEKFQFDAKIYRQSYLKVKLKAKKPAKRKEKAVA, encoded by the coding sequence ATGAAGCAGAATTACGAAGCAATGTACATCCTGGATATCCAGGGCAAGGAAGAAGGCGTGGATGACGTGCTGGCGACGATCAAGCAGGCGATCGAATCGCTGGGCGGCGAGTTCAAAACGGCGCAGCGCATGGATCGCCGACATTTTGAGCGCGTGGCGGGACGTTTGGATTCCGGCTATTATCTCGGAGTGACCTTTGAGCTTGAAGGCACCAAGCTTTCCGCGTTGAAGGAAAAATTCCAGTTTGACGCCAAAATCTATCGCCAGAGCTATTTGAAGGTCAAACTCAAGGCCAAGAAGCCCGCCAAGCGCAAGGAAAAAGCCGTCGCCTAA
- the ssb gene encoding single-stranded DNA-binding protein — MASLNKVFLIGNLTRDPEIRHTPKGTAVGDLAMAMNMVYRGLDGTEKEEVCYVDVVVWGRQAETCKEYLSKGSPIFVEGRLQLDQWETQQGEKRSRLRVRAERVQFLGRGGGGSGGSSGGSSRSSAERDSGHTSSKVESEPASRPGRESEDIPPPDAADDEIPF; from the coding sequence ATGGCCTCTCTCAACAAGGTTTTTTTGATCGGCAACCTCACGCGCGATCCCGAGATCCGGCACACGCCCAAGGGAACGGCAGTGGGCGATCTGGCGATGGCGATGAACATGGTGTATCGCGGCCTGGACGGCACCGAAAAGGAAGAGGTTTGTTACGTGGATGTGGTCGTCTGGGGCCGACAGGCGGAAACCTGCAAGGAATATTTGAGCAAGGGCTCGCCGATTTTTGTGGAAGGCCGCCTGCAGTTGGACCAATGGGAAACCCAGCAGGGCGAAAAGCGCAGCCGTCTCCGTGTGCGCGCCGAACGGGTACAGTTTTTGGGCCGCGGCGGCGGCGGTTCCGGTGGGAGCTCTGGCGGAAGTTCACGAAGCAGCGCAGAACGCGATTCCGGCCACACAAGCTCCAAGGTGGAAAGCGAGCCTGCGAGCCGCCCGGGCCGAGAATCAGAGGATATCCCTCCCCCTGACGCCGCCGATGATGAGATCCCATTTTAA